The following is a genomic window from candidate division WOR-3 bacterium.
GGTCCCGGCTGTCACCAAAGGGCTTGATTTGCAGACCGAGGTTGTGGGCGTGAAGACCGAGCCGGATGTTTTGCAGCGGCAGCTCATAACCGACACCGAGGTTGAGCGCAAGCCCGAGCGAGTAGAAGGAGTCAATACCACCGTAAAGACCGGCAAGACCGGCGCCGAGCAATACCCCTTGACCAACCCGCATAGCCCCGGCGATGTTTAGGTCGGCAAACGAGGCGCCGAAATAGCCCAGTTCATCACCCTGCTCATTGGTTCGCTTCATTGTGCCCGAGTTGAGGTAGTAGACACCGACACCAACACCGATGTCAAAATTGACCGGCTGGGAATAGCCAACCGCACCGGCATGGATTCCTGCCGGATAGTTGACATAACTGAACTGTGCGGCTGACGACCGGTTTTTCAGGAGGTTGATCGGGCTGTAGTAAAAGGAGAATGCGCCCTCGGCGTTCGCGCTGGAAGCGCCGGCAAGCCCTGCCTCCCGTGCCGTAGGGATGATGCGCAGAAAATCAAACCCGGCTGTGCCCGCATTCGGGTCAAAGGCAAAGAGGTGGAAAATGATAATGAAAACGTTCACCTTAATAAGTTAACCCATACAACCGCCTCCTGTCAAGTTAATACTGACGGAAACTATTGCCAAATCTTTTGCCCCAATGCCCGAGAACGGTGGCAACACCATTTCAGCGAACGCCTTTGTATTTGTTGGGGGCATTTTGCCGGGGTTTAAAATCTAACCCCATTTCCCAAGCGAGCCCAGAACGGTTCTTCAATCCGTCACCCCATCCCCAATCAACTCCGGGATGGTGGAGGGGACCTACCCCTTGAGCAAAAGGTCAGAGAAGATCAAATTGCTAAACACCTGTCATTATGTTACTTAGCAGACTGTTCCCCACTCACCCGAATTTTTTGCGTTAATTTTGAGAAAAAACGCCCCTCCTCTTTAGGGTTTAATTTGCATTTTGACCATTGCCTTACTAAAATTGTTAAATGCCAGAAAAGGAGAGCCGGGTGCTGCGAACCATTTTGCTTGTCATTCTCATTATTGCTGGGGCGGCTTTAACCATCTTGCCGCACTGGTTGCGGACCGGCAGGCGCTCATTTAAACCAATTACCCTTGAGGCGCCGGGCAGGTTTTTCCCCTACCCTTCCTTACCGGATTCGGCTGACATCCTTTTCCGGCTCACCACCGTCATCGACCCGGACCTAAACCTAAGCATTGTTGAACTTGGGCTGGTTGAGACCCTTGCTGTTGACACATCCGCGCAGGTGCGCGTTGTCCTCGGTCTGACAACGCCCTACTGCCCCTATACCAAAGAGCTGGCACAGGCGGTCCTTGACACCGTTGTTAACACCCCGGGCGTAAAAAGGGCGCAGGTCAAAATTGACCCCCACCTTACCCGCCCGCTGCGATGAGCGCAAGGATAATCCTGCAGGCGCTTGCGCTCGGCTTTTCTGCTGGTAGCTTCTGTCTCGGTTTCTGCCTGCCGGTTGCCCTGCCTATACTGTTCGGCACAAAAACCTCAGGGGTGCGCACCTCTGCCGTTCGGCTCATCACATTTCTTTCTGGTCGCCTTTGTGCCTATCTCCTGATTGGCATCATCGCCGGCAGCCTTGGTGCCACCCTTACCCACTCCCTTTTCCTGCGCATCCGGCTATTACCCCTGCTTTACATCCTCCTTGCCCTCTTACTCATCATCTATGGCATTACTGAAATCAACCCCCTTGCCCGTCTTGCACCCTGCCGCTTTATCCAGCCCGCTATCAACTCAATCTGGTTCCTGTTTCCTTTAGGCTTTCTTGCCGGTATCAGCCCCTGCCCGCCCTTTCTCTTGGCAATTACCCGCGTCATTGACATCGCCGGCATCATTAACGGCATTCTTTTCTTTCTTTTCTTCTTTCTCGCCACCTCGCTTTACCTTTTACCTCTCCTCCTTGCCGGCTTTCTCACCCGCTTTTCCCTTATCCGCATCGCTGCCCGCATC
Proteins encoded in this region:
- a CDS encoding PorV/PorQ family protein, with product MNVFIIIFHLFAFDPNAGTAGFDFLRIIPTAREAGLAGASSANAEGAFSFYYSPINLLKNRSSAAQFSYVNYPAGIHAGAVGYSQPVNFDIGVGVGVYYLNSGTMKRTNEQGDELGYFGASFADLNIAGAMRVGQGVLLGAGLAGLYGGIDSFYSLGLALNLGVGYELPLQNIRLGLHAHNLGLQIKPFGDSRDPMPIEFGLGAAWEPVPAFNLNLGINKPLDNRFNIRLGAEGWLNQYLVLRGGYNSLGIDWWEGSGGDIFAGFTLGLGVRYQRYQIDYSFVPMGRLGLSHRLSLGLSL
- a CDS encoding iron-sulfur cluster assembly protein produces the protein MPEKESRVLRTILLVILIIAGAALTILPHWLRTGRRSFKPITLEAPGRFFPYPSLPDSADILFRLTTVIDPDLNLSIVELGLVETLAVDTSAQVRVVLGLTTPYCPYTKELAQAVLDTVVNTPGVKRAQVKIDPHLTRPLR
- a CDS encoding sulfite exporter TauE/SafE family protein, which codes for MSARIILQALALGFSAGSFCLGFCLPVALPILFGTKTSGVRTSAVRLITFLSGRLCAYLLIGIIAGSLGATLTHSLFLRIRLLPLLYILLALLLIIYGITEINPLARLAPCRFIQPAINSIWFLFPLGFLAGISPCPPFLLAITRVIDIAGIINGILFFLFFFLATSLYLLPLLLAGFLTRFSLIRIAARILAILTGLYFLFLALRIV